A window of Periplaneta americana isolate PAMFEO1 chromosome 7, P.americana_PAMFEO1_priV1, whole genome shotgun sequence contains these coding sequences:
- the LOC138702837 gene encoding uncharacterized protein, producing MAFYIQSVHSGLYLTAENDGTKVIIQEFHGRKIQQWKYNKSMIISKFNDHVLEVGNSEEKARLSEPNESAQQKWQFDDDFSIRNEAGMVLDVAGGSKEAGASIIAFKKHGGTNQKFRIVPINKNK from the exons ATGGCGTTCTACATCCAGTCCGTACACAGTGGGTTGTATTTGACTGCTGAAAATGACGGTACGAAGGTCATCATTCAGGAATTTCATGGAAGGAAGATCCAGCAGTGGAAGTACAATAAAAGCATGATCATCAGCAAGTTCAATGA TCACGTCCTTGAAGTTGGCAACTCTGAAGAGAAAGCAAGACTGAGCGAGCCAAACGAGTCAGCACAACAGAAATGGCAGTTTGACGACGACTTCTCGATCAGGAATGAAGCCGGCATGGTACTCGATGTCGCAGGCGGATCCAAAGAGGCCGGAGCGAGCATCATCGCTTTCAAGAAGCACGGAGGAACAAACCAGAAGTTCAGGATCGTACCCATTAACAAAAATAAGTGA